The nucleotide sequence CCCGGTCAGTGCGAGCGCGCCCATGGTGCGGCCGTGGAACGCGCCCTCGCAGGCCACGATCCCCGGGCGGCCGGTCCGGCGCGCGATCTTGAACGCGGCCTCGTTCGCCTCGGTGCCCGAGTTGCACAGCAGGGTGCGGGCGTCGTCGCGGCCGAGCAGCCCCTGCAGCCGCTCGGCGAGCTGCAGCGCCGGATCGGTGATGAAGAAGTTCGAGGTGTGCCCGAGCGTGCGGATCTGCTCCGACACGGCCTCGACGATCGCCGGGTGCGCGTGGCCGAGTGCGTTCACCGCGATCCCGGAGTACAGGTCCAGGTAGGCGCGCCCCTCGGCGTCCCACACCCGGGAACCCTCGCCGCGGACCAGGGTCAGCGGCGGCGTGCCGTAGTTGTTCATCACCGCGGCCTGCCACCGCGCCGTGTACGAGCTCATGCCGTTCCCCCAGCAGCCGGGACGGGATCGGGAAGGACCATGGTCCCGACACCCTCGTGTGTGAAGACCTCGAGCAGAACCGAGTGCGGCACCCGGCCGTCGATGACGTGCGCCTGCGCCACCCCGGATCGGACCGCCCGCAGGCAGGCCTCCATCTTGGGCGCCATCCCGCTCTCGAGCCGCGGCAGCATCGGTTCCAGCTGGCCCGCCGTCAGCGAGGTGATGATCGAGTCGGGATCGGGGTAGTTCGCGTAGAGCCCCTCGACGTCGGTCAGCACCACGAGCTTCGCGGCGTCCAGCGCCCCGGCCAGCGCGGCGGCCGCGCTGTCGGCGTTGATGTTGTGGACCTGGCCGTCGGCGTCCGGTGCGACGCCGGCCACGACCGGGATGCGGCCGGCCGCGATGATGTCCAGCACCGCGTCCGGATTGACCTCGGTGACGTCGCCGACCAGGCCGATGTCGACCGGCTCGCCGCCGACCAGCGCGGTCCGCCGCTCCGCGGTGAACAGTCCGGCGTCCTCACCCGAGAGCCCCACGGCCAGCGGTCCGTGCGCGTTGATCAGGCCGACCAGCTCCCGGCCGACCTGGCCGAACAGCACCATCCGGACGATGTCCATCGTCTCCGGCGTGGTCACCCGCAGGCCGCCGCGGAACTCGCCCGGCATGCCGAGGCGCTTGAGCATCGCGCTGATCTGCGGGCCACCGCCGTGCACGACGACCGGATGGATGCCGGCCAGGCGCAGGAACACCATGTCCCGTGCGAACGCCTGCTTGAGGTCCTCGTCGATCATCGCGTTGCCGCCGTACTTCACGACGACGATGCGGCCGTGGAACCGCTGCAGCCAGGGCAGCGCCTCGGCGAGCACGGCGGCCTTCTCGCCGGCCCGCTTCAGCCGGTCCGGGGCCGCGAGCGGCTCAGGAGGAGTAGGCACTGTTCTCCTCCACGTAGGCGTGCGACAGGTCGGTGGTCCGGATCTCGGCGGTGTTGCCGTCGGCGCCGCCGGACAGGCCCAGCTCGACCTCGATCGTGATGTCCGGGCCGGAGAGGTCGCAGTCGGCGCGGTCCCCCGCGACGACGGCGCCCCGGCACAGCAGCACCCCGTTGATCGTCACGTCGAGCCGCTCGGGATCGAGCTGGGCGTCGGCGTAGCCGGCGGCCGCGGCGATCCGGCCCCAGTTCGGGTCCGATCCGAACATCGCGGTCTTGACCAGGGAGTCCCGGGCGACGGTCCGGGCGATGGTCACCGCGTCGTCCTCGGAGGCGGCGCCGGTGACCCGGACGGTGATGCGCTTGGTGACGCCCTCGGCGTCGGCCTGCATCTGCTCGGCCAGGTTCCGGCACACCCGGGTGAGCGCAGCGGTGAACACGGCCGGATCGGCCGGCACGCCGGTCGCACCGGAGGCCAGGACCAGCACGGTGTCGTTGGTCGACATGGAGCCGTCGATGTCGAGCCGGTCGAAGCTGTAGCGCACGGCCTCGCGCAGCGCGGCGTCCAGCAACGGCCGCTCGACGACGGCGTCGGTGGTGAGCACGGTGAGCATGGTCGCCATCGATGGGGCGATCATCCCGGCGCCCTTGGTGGTGCCGCCGACCGTCCAGCCCGCCGGGTCGGTGACGTGCGCCTGCTTCGGGACGGTGTCGGTCGTCATGATCGCGGTGGCGACGGCGGTCCCGGCCTCGGGTGTCGCGGCCAGCTCCGCGGCCGCCTTCTCGACGCCGGCCAGCACGGTGTCCCTGGGCAGCTGCTCGCCGATCAGTCCGGTCGAGCAGACCCCGACCTCGACCGCCCCGCAGCCGAGCACCTCGGCGACCTTCTCGGCCGTCGCGTGCGCGGTCCGGAAGCCCTCCGGCCCGGTGCAGGCGTTCGCCCCGCCGGAGTTCAGGACGACCGCACGCAGCGCGCCGCTGGTGAGGACCTGCTGGGTCCACAGCACGGGCGCGGCCTTCACCTTGTTCCGGGTGACCACACCGGCCGCCTCGGTGCGCGGGCCGTCGTTGACGACCAGCGCCAGGTCGGCCCGGCCGGACTTCTTGATCCCGGCCGCGATCCCGGCTGCCCGGAATCCCTGCGCGGCGGTCACGCCGGTCGCCTCGCTCACGGTGCCACTCCCGTCGTCGGCAGGCCGGTCGTCTCGGGCAGGCCCAGCGCCAGGTTCATGCACTGCACCGCCCCGCCGGCGGTGCCCTTGGTCAGGTTGTCGATGGCGGAGACGACGACCAGGCGGCGCGCGTCCGGATCGACGGTCAGCTGCAACGCCACCAGGTTGGAGCCCAGGGTCTGCGCGGTGGTGGGCCACTGCCCCTCGCCGAGCAACCGCACGAACGGTTCGCCGGCGTAGGCCTTCTCGTAGGCCTGCCGGACCGTCCCGGTGTCGGTGGCCGGATCGGCCAGCGGCGCCGAGCAGGACGCCAGGATGCCGCGCGGAAGCGGTGCCAGCACCGGCGTGAAGCTCACCGAGACCGGCGACCCGAGCGCGGCGGAGAGGTTCTGCGCGATCTCCGGGGTGTGCCGGTGCACGCCGCCGACCCCGTACGCGGACAGCGAGCCCATCACCTCGGCACCCAGCAGGTGCGGCTTGAGCGACTTCCCGGCGCCGGACGTGCCGGTGACCGCGGTGACCACCACCTCCGGCTCGACCAGGCCCGCGACCAGCGCCGGGAACAGCGCGAGGCTGATCCCGGTCGGGTAGCAGCCGGGTACCGCGACCCGGCTCGCGCCGATCAGCCGCTCGCGTGCGCCGGGGAGCTCGGGCAGCCCGTAGGGCCAGTGCCCGGCGTGCTCACCGCCGTACCAGCGGTCCCAGGCCGCCGGATCGGTCAGCCGGTGGTCGGCACCGCAGTCGATCACCAGCGTGTCGCCGCCGAGCTCGGCCGCGAGCTCCGCCGATCGGCCGTGCGGGAGCGCGAGGAACACCGCGTCGTGACCGGCGAGGTTCTCCGCGGTGGTTTCGGCCAGCACGCGGTCGGCGAGCGGGGCCAGGTGCGGCTGGTGCTCGCCGAGTCGGCTGCCGGCGTTGCCGCCTGCCGTCAGCGTGCCGATCTCCACGTCCGGATGTGCGAGGAGCAGCCGGAGGAGCTCTCCCCCGGCGTATCCGCTGGCTCCTGCTACTGCGATGCGTACCACGTGAATGATTATGCAGGGCCGCGAGATTTCATGCAACGCGGTTCACGATCGCGATCGTGGGGCCGGGACCGGCCGCGTGCCTGCCGGGCGAACCCTAGCCTCCCGCCGGTGCGGACGGAGCAGACGGTGCAGTGGCGACGGAGCGGGATCCCGGCGGGTGGCCCGGTCCGCCGCGCGGCGGCGTTCGCCGTGCTCGCGGTGCTGGCACCGGCCCTCGCGGGATGTGCCGCGACCGTGCCCGGGACCCCGTGGCCGGCCGGCGCCGGGCCGGCCTGGCCCGCCGAGCCGGTCGCCGAGGCACCCACCACGCAGCAGGGGCCGCCGACGTCCTTCACCGGGCCGGCGGACCGGTTGCCGGTGCCCGACCCGATGCCGGCCCCGACGCCGGACGCCACCGGAGAGGCCGCCCCGACCAGGACGGTGCTGCCGGTCCCGGTCGACGACACCGCGACCGGCACGCCCACCGAGCCCCCGACCGGCACGGCCACCGGCACCGGCTCGGCGACCGGCAGTGCCACCCGCGCCCGGCCGGGCCGTACCGCGCACGGCGGCGCCCCGGCGGGCGGCGCCGCACCGTTGACCGCCGACGTGCTGGACGACGAGTGCCTGCTCGGTCCGGACGCACTCGCCGGACTACTCGGTGCCGAACCCGCCGTACCGGCCGCCGGCGCCCAGGTGGCCAGGCCGGACGGGACCCGGACCAGGGCCTGCTTCGCGGTCGGCGGCTCGGCGACGGCCGCGGTGAACGTCTACACCACGAACCGGGGCACCCCGGCCGATCACATCCGTTCCACGGGCGGCGCCCGCGGGATCGGCGGCACCGGTGACGGGATCGTCGCGGTGCTGCTGGAGACGGTCGCCGGGCCGACGGTGCAGATCGGCACCGAGCGGTACCTCGTCACGATCGCGGTGGCCGGCCGGAACCCCTCCGACGATCAGTGGCGGATCGCGGTCCGCGACGCCGTCTCCGCACTCCCCGGCTGACGATCGGCCGGCCCGGTTCCCGGCCCGCTGACCATCGACCGTCCTGGATCCGCCGATGATCGACCGTCCTGACCCCGACCGGCCGACGATCAGTCGTCCGTCCCGGCCCCGGCGCGCCGATGATCGGCCATCCTGGACTCCGGGCCCGTCGTGGGCCGGGAACGGGGTCATCGGTGCGAGAGGTTCTGCGAGCGTGCGTCGCGTCGGCCGACGCGATCGCGCTGGCCCGGCTGGACGCGCCCCTCGCCGACGTACTCGGCCCGTCCGGGCCGGACTGGCACATCACCGTCGCGGCGGATCCCGGCAAGGCCCATCTCGTCCTCGACGACGGCAACGGCCGCGGCGAGTCCGGCGGTGACGGCAGGTGTGGCGGCGGTGATGCCGGCTGCGGTGATGGCGGTGGTCCGGCCGGCTACCTGGTCCTGGCCGCACCGCGCGGCCTCGAACCGGGGATCGAACTGCACCGGCTGGTCGTCGCGGACGACCGCCGCGGCCGCGGACTGGGCCGCGCGCTGCTCCGCACCGCACTGGCGCTCGCGGCGGTGCCACAGCCACCGGCCGGGCTGAGCCCGGACCCGGGATGGGTGCGTCCGGACTGGCTGGCGGCCGGCCGCCTGTGGCTGGAGGCGCACCCGGCGAACACCGCCGCGGTGCACCTCTACCGCTCGGAGGGGCTGGTCACCGAGGCACGGCTGCCGTCGGTGCTCGGCGATCCGTCGTCTCCCGCGCGGCGGCTGGTGCTCGCCCGCGGGTGATCCGGGATCAGGAGTCGTCGCCGCCCTTGGGCAGTCCCTCGAAGATCTTCTTGCAGTCCGGGCAGACCGGCGAGCCGGGCTTCGGCGACTTGGTGACCGGGAAGGTCTCGCCGCAGAGCGCCACCACCATGTTGCCCAGCACCGCACTCTCGGTGATCTTGGACTTCTGGACGTAGTGGAACATGTCCGGCGTGTCGTCGCCGGTCGTCTCGGTGCCCTCCGGCCGGGTGTCGACCTCGGGAAGAGTCGTCGTGGTCATGCACACATGATGCACCACGGTCGCGGATCAGCCGGTCGCGCCGCGACGCTCAGGTTCGCCCTGTTCGGGGCTACTCTGCTCTCTGCCTTGCTCGCTGCCTTGCTCGCTGCCCGGCTCGCCGCCCTGTTTGCGGCCTTGCTCGCCGGCCTGCTTGCTGCCCGGCTCGCCGGCCTGCTTGCCGGCCTGATTGCTGCGCCGCTCGCCGTCCTGCTCGGGGCTGTCGCCGCCTGGCTCGACGACCGGGTGCGGACGCTCCTCGATGGCCCGGTGCTCGTGCCGGTACCGGTTCGGCTTCTCCACCCGGCGCGGCAGCCGGTCGTTGGCCACCAGCACCGCGATCCACGGCAGCGGCACCGAGATCGCCAGCAGGGTCACCGCGAGCCAGGGGATCTGATAGAAGACCCCGGCCAGGATCATGCAGGGAATCCGGAGGCCCATCGTCCACTTGTAGCGCCGCTTACGGACCTCCAGCTCTTCGTCGTAGGACATCTGCGCGTCCGTGATGAGCACGGGGTCCTCGCGTCGCTGGTCGCTCACGTGACCACCTCCGGTTCCATGGTGACACCTCCTGTGCGACTTCGCGCAGCGCCCTCGCGGGCGATCGCGAGTGGGTGTCACGACCGGGCGCCACGACGCCGCCGCCACAGCGGTCGGTCGACAGCGTTCGGCGCGGCCGGCCCGGCGTTTCGACCGGTCGGGCACCGTCCGCTCGGGCGCGGTCCGGTCAGGCGCCGTCCGGTCAGGCGCCGTCCGGTCCGTTGCCCAGCAGTGGCTCGTCGGCGGAGCGCACCTCGGAGCCGGGCAGCCCGGCCGGGTGCTCGGTGCGGACCCGCTCGACGGCGTCGAGCGCGATGCCCAGGTGCTTGCGCTTGCTGGCCTCGTAGAACGCCCTGGCTCCCCCGGCGAGCTTCGGCTCGGCGTGCAGCGGCTTGTCGGAGACGCACAGCAGGGTGGCGTTCGGTATCCGGTAGCGGAATCCGTTCGCCGCGATCGTGGCCGACTCCATGTCGACCGCGACCGCCCTGGCGAGCCGCATCCGGTGCAGCGTCGAGGCCTGGTTGAACTCCCAGTTCCGGTTGTCCGTGGTGTGCACGACACCCGGCCGGTAAGTCGTGCCGGCCCGCTCGAGCGCGTCCATCAGGTAGCCGTTGAGCCGCAGGCTGGGGATCACCGGGACGTCCGCCGGGAGCACCTCGTCGAGCACGTGATCGGCCCGCTGATAGGCCGTCGCCAGCACGAAGTCGCCCAGCTCCTGGCGGTTCCGCAGGCCGCCGCAGTGCCCGATCATGATCATCGTGTCCGGCCGGAGGACGGCCAGGTGATCGGTGATCGTCTTCGCGTTGGCCGGCCCGACGCCGATGTTGACCAGGGAGACACCGTCGCCGTCCGGGCGGGGGTGGTGGTAGGCGGGCATCTGGACACCGTCGCGATCCGGGCGCTCGGCGTCCGGGAAACGTTCGAGGAACGACTCGACGTGCATCGCGTAGTTGGTGAACAGGACGTGCCGCTGGAACGACTCGGCGGGCGTCCCGGTGTAGTGCGACAGCCGGTCCAGCGACAGCGCCATCCGCTCCGGACCGAACAGGAAGAGCTTCTTCACCCGCAGATCGAAGCGGTCCTCGTCGAGCGCGGCGAAGAACTCCCGATCGGTGAAGGCGCGGGCCGGGCGGGCCGCCCGCGCGGTGACCGTGGCACCCGCGGCGACCAGCCCGCGCACCTCGCGGCGCAGGTA is from Pseudonocardia autotrophica and encodes:
- the argB gene encoding acetylglutamate kinase, with protein sequence MPTPPEPLAAPDRLKRAGEKAAVLAEALPWLQRFHGRIVVVKYGGNAMIDEDLKQAFARDMVFLRLAGIHPVVVHGGGPQISAMLKRLGMPGEFRGGLRVTTPETMDIVRMVLFGQVGRELVGLINAHGPLAVGLSGEDAGLFTAERRTALVGGEPVDIGLVGDVTEVNPDAVLDIIAAGRIPVVAGVAPDADGQVHNINADSAAAALAGALDAAKLVVLTDVEGLYANYPDPDSIITSLTAGQLEPMLPRLESGMAPKMEACLRAVRSGVAQAHVIDGRVPHSVLLEVFTHEGVGTMVLPDPVPAAGGTA
- the argJ gene encoding bifunctional glutamate N-acetyltransferase/amino-acid acetyltransferase ArgJ, with translation MSEATGVTAAQGFRAAGIAAGIKKSGRADLALVVNDGPRTEAAGVVTRNKVKAAPVLWTQQVLTSGALRAVVLNSGGANACTGPEGFRTAHATAEKVAEVLGCGAVEVGVCSTGLIGEQLPRDTVLAGVEKAAAELAATPEAGTAVATAIMTTDTVPKQAHVTDPAGWTVGGTTKGAGMIAPSMATMLTVLTTDAVVERPLLDAALREAVRYSFDRLDIDGSMSTNDTVLVLASGATGVPADPAVFTAALTRVCRNLAEQMQADAEGVTKRITVRVTGAASEDDAVTIARTVARDSLVKTAMFGSDPNWGRIAAAAGYADAQLDPERLDVTINGVLLCRGAVVAGDRADCDLSGPDITIEVELGLSGGADGNTAEIRTTDLSHAYVEENSAYSS
- the argC gene encoding N-acetyl-gamma-glutamyl-phosphate reductase, whose product is MHVVRIAVAGASGYAGGELLRLLLAHPDVEIGTLTAGGNAGSRLGEHQPHLAPLADRVLAETTAENLAGHDAVFLALPHGRSAELAAELGGDTLVIDCGADHRLTDPAAWDRWYGGEHAGHWPYGLPELPGARERLIGASRVAVPGCYPTGISLALFPALVAGLVEPEVVVTAVTGTSGAGKSLKPHLLGAEVMGSLSAYGVGGVHRHTPEIAQNLSAALGSPVSVSFTPVLAPLPRGILASCSAPLADPATDTGTVRQAYEKAYAGEPFVRLLGEGQWPTTAQTLGSNLVALQLTVDPDARRLVVVSAIDNLTKGTAGGAVQCMNLALGLPETTGLPTTGVAP
- a CDS encoding GNAT family N-acetyltransferase: MREVLRACVASADAIALARLDAPLADVLGPSGPDWHITVAADPGKAHLVLDDGNGRGESGGDGRCGGGDAGCGDGGGPAGYLVLAAPRGLEPGIELHRLVVADDRRGRGLGRALLRTALALAAVPQPPAGLSPDPGWVRPDWLAAGRLWLEAHPANTAAVHLYRSEGLVTEARLPSVLGDPSSPARRLVLARG
- a CDS encoding DUF3039 domain-containing protein, with protein sequence MTTTTLPEVDTRPEGTETTGDDTPDMFHYVQKSKITESAVLGNMVVALCGETFPVTKSPKPGSPVCPDCKKIFEGLPKGGDDS
- a CDS encoding DUF3099 domain-containing protein; the protein is MSDQRREDPVLITDAQMSYDEELEVRKRRYKWTMGLRIPCMILAGVFYQIPWLAVTLLAISVPLPWIAVLVANDRLPRRVEKPNRYRHEHRAIEERPHPVVEPGGDSPEQDGERRSNQAGKQAGEPGSKQAGEQGRKQGGEPGSEQGSEQGREQSSPEQGEPERRGATG
- a CDS encoding AMP nucleosidase, which translates into the protein MTPALVEQIRPPVPEDKLDLEIDRLLDALDAVHRDGWYPEIEVVRPWSAHNPRISGEFSRPSAIRRYLRREVRGLVAAGATVTARAARPARAFTDREFFAALDEDRFDLRVKKLFLFGPERMALSLDRLSHYTGTPAESFQRHVLFTNYAMHVESFLERFPDAERPDRDGVQMPAYHHPRPDGDGVSLVNIGVGPANAKTITDHLAVLRPDTMIMIGHCGGLRNRQELGDFVLATAYQRADHVLDEVLPADVPVIPSLRLNGYLMDALERAGTTYRPGVVHTTDNRNWEFNQASTLHRMRLARAVAVDMESATIAANGFRYRIPNATLLCVSDKPLHAEPKLAGGARAFYEASKRKHLGIALDAVERVRTEHPAGLPGSEVRSADEPLLGNGPDGA